GCAGTGAAGCGGCAGAACTTGCGGCGGCGGAAAAACTTGGACATGTCGTGTCTCCTATCACTCGTCGCTGTCGTTGTCGTCGCTGTCGCGACTGCTGCGGCGGTCGTCGCCATCGCTGTCGTCGTCACGGCGACGTGCGGTCTTGGCGTCGTCCTTTTCCTTCGACTTCAGGATGAAGGACGGCTCGGTGTCGGCTTCGTCACGCTTGATGACGAGGTGGCGCAGCACGGCGTCGTTGAAGCGGAAGCCCGACTCGAGCTCGTTCAGCGCGTTCTGGCCGACTTCGATGTTCAGCAGCACGTAGTGCGCCTTGGCCAGGTTGGCGATGGAATAGGCCAGCTGGCGACGGCCCCAGTCTTCCAGGCGGTGGATCTTGCCGCCGTCGGCCTCGATCAGCGCCTTGTAGCGCTCGATCATCGCCGGCACCTGCTCGCTCTGGTCAGGGTGGACCAGGAACACGACTTCGTAATGACGCAGGGTCATTGATCGGTAACTCCTTGTGGATGCGGCCCTTGCGGGCCTGGCAGCCTCCCGCACAATGCGGTGAGGCAAGGTTCCATCCGCACCGATGGCGGCCGGACAGAAGCGGGATTGTAGGATGCCGCGGGCTTGCCGCGCAAGCGCTTGATCAGCAAGGCCGATGCAGCCCTTCCAGCAGCTCAGCCGACGGTGAAACTCTCGCCGCAGCCGCAGGCACCGGTGGCATTGGGGTTGCTGAACACGAAACTGGCGTTGAGTCCCTGGCGCTGGAAGTCGATCACCGTGCCATCGACCAGCGGCAGGCTGCGGCTGTCGACCACCACCGGCACGCCGTCCACATCCACCAACTGGTCGTCGGCCCCCATCTGCTCGGCCAAATCGACCACGTAGCCGAAGCCGGAGCAGCCGGTGGGCTTCACGCCAAAACGAATGCCGGCCGCACCGGGGGAACGGTCGAGGAACTGGCGCATGCGCTGGCTGGCGGCGGGGGTAATCGTGAAGGTCATGGCGATTCGTGTCTGCCGGGGTCGGAATGCGTGGCGAAAGGTCGCGGGGCCGGCATGCCTACATTATCATGGCGGTTTGTCCCCATGCGCCTACATGCGGCGCCCAACCAGGAGTTTCAATCCATGACGGTGGTCAGCGTCAAGCGCGCGCTATCCGGCCAGCTCGAGGCCGGCAGCCAGGTAACCGTGCGCGGCTGGGTCCGCACCCGGCGCGATTCCAAGGCCGGGCTGTCCTTCGTCAATGTGACCGACGGCTCCTGTTTCGACCCGATCCAGGCCGTGGCACCGGCCACCCTGGCCAACTACGAGAACGAGGTGAAGCACCTCACCGCCGGCGCCGGCGTGATCGTCAGCGGCACGCTGGTGGCGTCACAGGGCAAGGGCCAGGCGTTCGAGATCCAGGCCAGCGCGATCGAGGTCACCGGTTTCGTGGACGACCCGGAAACCTATCCGATCCAGCCCAAGCAGCACTCGATGGAGTTCCTGCGCGAAGTGGCCCACCTGCGCCCGCGCACCAATCTGTTCGGCGCCGTCACCCGCGTGCGGCACACCATGATGACGGCGATCCACCGCCATCTGACCGAACAGGGCTTCTGCTGGATCAACACACCGATCATCACTACTTCCGACGCCGAGGGCGCGGGCGACATGTTCCGCCTGTCCACGCTGGACCTGGCCAACCTGCCCCGCACCGACGAGGGCAAGATCGATTTCCGCAAGGATTTCTTCGGACGCGAGGCGTTCCTCACGGTGTCCGGCCAGCTCAACGTCGAGGCCTACTGCCTGGCGATGAGCAAGGTCTACACCTTCGGCCCCACCTTCCGCGCCGAGAATTCCAACACGCCCCGCCATCTGGCCGAATTCTGGATGGTCGAGCCGGAAATCGCCTTCGCCGACCTTGCCGCCGACGCCGACTGCGCCGAGGCTTTCCTCAAGGCGATCTTCAAGGCAGTGCTGGACGAACGCCCGGACGACATGGCGTTCTTCGCCGAGCGCGTGCAGCCGGACGCCATCACCCGTCTGGAAAAGTTCATCGCCCAGCCGTTCGAGCGCATCGACTACAGCGACGCCATCGAGATCCTGAAGAAGTCCGGCGAGAAGTTCGAATACCCGGTCGCCTGGGGCGTGGACCTGCAGACCGAGCACGAACGTTACCTGGCCGAGAAACATATCGGCCGCCCTGTTGTCGTCATGAACTACCCGGAAGCGATCAAGGCTTTCTACATGCGACTCAACGACGACGAGAAAACCGTGGCAGCAATGGACGTGCTGGCGCCCGGCATCGGCGAGATCATCGGCGGCAGCCAGCGCGAGGAACGCCTGGACTACCTCGACCGTCGCATGGCCCAGTTCGGACTCGATCCGGTTACCTACGGCTGGTATCGTGACCTGCGCCGTTACGGCACCGTCCCGCACGCCGGCTTCGGCCTCGGCTTCGAGCGCCTGCTGGTCTACGTGTGCGGCCTGTCCAACATCCGCGACGCCATCCCGTATCCCCGTGCGGCGGGCACCGCCGAATTCTGACCTCATCCCGATGCGCTATCGCCTTCCTGTCATCGTACTCGTCACCGCCCTGTGCATGATGCTGGGCGCCTGTCACAGTGCAAGGAAGCTGTTGCCACCGAACCTGCGTCCGGTACAGGACGCCGGTCAGACCCTGGCCCAGGCGAAGAAGGAATTGCTGGACGCGACCCCGTGCTGCGGCAGCTTCGCCGACTTCTCCTACCAGAACCTGCTGCCGTGGCGCCCCAAGAAGTTCAAGCTGGGCGACGGCAGCCTGGTGGCCGATCTCAACGGCACGCGCAGCTACTTCCTGGCCTTCAGCCTGCCGACCGACGTGAAGCTGCCCTACCGGATCGGGCTCAAGTCGGCCCTCAGCGGTCGCTGGCTCAAGGACAGCTACTTGTTCGCACCCACCATGGTGCTGCTGGACAGCGCCTTCCAGCCGATCGACACCAAGGACGTGAACCTGTGCGAGTACATGGGCTGGAGCAACGATGCCAGCGGCGCCTTCGGCAGCATCACGGTGTCCAACCCCGAGGCACGCTATCTGGTGGTCTACAGCTCCGCGCAACAGCAGTCCAGCAGCACCTACTGGGAACAGTCGCCCGCCGCCTTCTCGGTGGGCACACCCAACAACATGGTGTCCAACGGCAGCTTCACGGTGCCGCACGGACCTGACGGCACGATCTGGGTCGGACTGATGACCAAGAGCTATGCCAACGCAGTGGACCATGGCATCTGCGGCAAGCCCGCGGCGGGCCCGGGTCTGCTGCACACCCTGCGCACGGCGCTGCCGGTGCATTGGAGCGGAAGCGGTACATGAGTCGAGTGATTGTCTATGTCGCCCTGCTGCTGGCAGGCCTGGTCTGCCTGATCCTTCACTACATGGCGCCATTCCGCGTGGCCGGTGTGCTGCGCCGCCAGCACCCCAGGCAATGGCAGATCGTCGAAGGCGATGGCGGCGTGCGCGGCCTGCGACTGTGGATGCGCATGCAGCACGTGCTGCGTTCACCGGCGATCCAGGCCATCGGCGACCCCGCGATCACGGGCTGGTGGCGGGTCTGGCGCTACAGCCAGTGGCTGGCCTGGGGCTGCTGGCTGGTCGCGCTCGGACTGCAGTGGGCGCAACGGCTGTAACCTGCAAACCGCACACCGTCGAATTTCGCAAACCGCCACCAGGAGGCCCTCACGATGAAACTCGATCTGAGCGGGCACCACGCACTGGTCTGCGGCGCCTCGCAGGGCATCGGCCGTGCCAGCGCCATCGAACTGGCCGAACTGGGGGCGAGCGTCACCCTGCTCGCCCGCTCCGCCGAATCGCTGCAGGCACTGGCCGCGGCACTGCCGTGTCGCGACGGCCAGCGTCATGCATGGCACAGCGTGGACATGCTCGATACCGCGAGACTCGGTGAAGTCGCCGACGCGATTGCTGCCATGGCCCCGGTCCACATCCTCATCAACAATACCGGCGGCCCGCCCGGCGGACCGGTGCACACGGCCACGACAAGCGCCTTCGAAACCGCCTTCCGCCAGCACCTGCTGGCCGGACAGACCCTGGTACAGGCGTTTCTCGCCGGCATGCGCGAAGCCGGCTACGGGCGCATCGTGAATGTGATCTCCACCTCGGTGAAGGAACCCATCGCCGGGCTGGGCGTCTCCAATACGGTGCGTGCCGCCGTCGCCAGCTGGGCCAAGACGCTGGCCGGCGAAGTGGCCGCCGACGGCATCACCGTCAACAACGTGCTGCCCGGCTACACCCGCACTGCGCGCCTGGACGGCCTGCTGGCAGCCAGGGTGCAGGCCAGCGGCCGCGACCCCGACGACATCGCCCGCGACATGCTGGCCACGGTGCCGGCACGTCGCTTCGGCGAACCCGCGGAGGTCGCCGCGGTGGTCGCATTCCTGTGCACGCCGGCCGCCGCCTATGTCAACGGCGTCAGCATCGCGGTGGACGGTGGCCGCACCCGCGCGCTGAGCTGAGCCGCGCCGGGCATACGCCCGCGTCCGGTGCAATCGACGCGGGCAGGTTTTAAGCTTGCAGGAATGCCCATGCGTCTTGCCAACCTGATCGACGGCCACTTGCACGCACCGGCCAGCATGTCCTACCTCGACGTGTTCGAACCTGCTACCGCAGCGCCATTCGCACACTGCCCGGACAGCGATGCCACGGACGTCGAAACCGCCGTCCAGGCAGCCCGCCGTGCCACACCCGGCTGGGCCGCCATGCCGGTGGAACAGCGCGCACAACGGCTGTTCCGTCTGGCCGACCTGATCGAAGCACGACTGGATGCATTCGCGGCACTGGAGTCACGCGACAGCGGCAAACCGCTGCAGTTGGCCCGCAGCGTGGACATTCCGCGCGCGGTCAGCAACCTGCGCTACTTCGCCGCCGCCATCGTGACCTGGAGCAGCGAGTCGCACGCCACCGAATCCGGCACGCCAGGCACTGGCGCGATCAACGTCACCCTGCGCCAGCCGCTGGGCGTGGTCGGCTGCATCAGTCCCTGGAACCTGCCGCTGTACCTGTTCACCTGGAAGATCGCACCGGCGCTGGCCGCCGGCAACGCGGTGGTCGCCAAACCTTCGGAGATCACGCCCTGCACGGCCGCCCTGCTGGGCGAGCTGAGCATC
This window of the Dyella sp. A6 genome carries:
- a CDS encoding MalM family protein; translation: MPPNLRPVQDAGQTLAQAKKELLDATPCCGSFADFSYQNLLPWRPKKFKLGDGSLVADLNGTRSYFLAFSLPTDVKLPYRIGLKSALSGRWLKDSYLFAPTMVLLDSAFQPIDTKDVNLCEYMGWSNDASGAFGSITVSNPEARYLVVYSSAQQQSSSTYWEQSPAAFSVGTPNNMVSNGSFTVPHGPDGTIWVGLMTKSYANAVDHGICGKPAAGPGLLHTLRTALPVHWSGSGT
- the rpsF gene encoding 30S ribosomal protein S6: MTLRHYEVVFLVHPDQSEQVPAMIERYKALIEADGGKIHRLEDWGRRQLAYSIANLAKAHYVLLNIEVGQNALNELESGFRFNDAVLRHLVIKRDEADTEPSFILKSKEKDDAKTARRRDDDSDGDDRRSSRDSDDNDSDE
- a CDS encoding SDR family oxidoreductase; this encodes MKLDLSGHHALVCGASQGIGRASAIELAELGASVTLLARSAESLQALAAALPCRDGQRHAWHSVDMLDTARLGEVADAIAAMAPVHILINNTGGPPGGPVHTATTSAFETAFRQHLLAGQTLVQAFLAGMREAGYGRIVNVISTSVKEPIAGLGVSNTVRAAVASWAKTLAGEVAADGITVNNVLPGYTRTARLDGLLAARVQASGRDPDDIARDMLATVPARRFGEPAEVAAVVAFLCTPAAAYVNGVSIAVDGGRTRALS
- a CDS encoding HesB/IscA family protein, with amino-acid sequence MTFTITPAASQRMRQFLDRSPGAAGIRFGVKPTGCSGFGYVVDLAEQMGADDQLVDVDGVPVVVDSRSLPLVDGTVIDFQRQGLNASFVFSNPNATGACGCGESFTVG
- the asnS gene encoding asparagine--tRNA ligase → MTVVSVKRALSGQLEAGSQVTVRGWVRTRRDSKAGLSFVNVTDGSCFDPIQAVAPATLANYENEVKHLTAGAGVIVSGTLVASQGKGQAFEIQASAIEVTGFVDDPETYPIQPKQHSMEFLREVAHLRPRTNLFGAVTRVRHTMMTAIHRHLTEQGFCWINTPIITTSDAEGAGDMFRLSTLDLANLPRTDEGKIDFRKDFFGREAFLTVSGQLNVEAYCLAMSKVYTFGPTFRAENSNTPRHLAEFWMVEPEIAFADLAADADCAEAFLKAIFKAVLDERPDDMAFFAERVQPDAITRLEKFIAQPFERIDYSDAIEILKKSGEKFEYPVAWGVDLQTEHERYLAEKHIGRPVVVMNYPEAIKAFYMRLNDDEKTVAAMDVLAPGIGEIIGGSQREERLDYLDRRMAQFGLDPVTYGWYRDLRRYGTVPHAGFGLGFERLLVYVCGLSNIRDAIPYPRAAGTAEF